In Janthinobacterium rivuli, a single genomic region encodes these proteins:
- a CDS encoding AraC family transcriptional regulator, whose protein sequence is MPVFSDDSSSDWEDPDCVPRPVVTLGAVGRDMDSRKERDFHQHRKGQFLLWMRGVLTCEVDGGFWLVPPGSAIWVPGGTQHRMDGAGTVDCYVVYVDPAEDDALPRECCTLSTTPLLRELVIRSAALPMRYEEGGMASRVMTLLLDEMALAQRGQVHLPLTPDKRLRKLVQWIMARPSDPGNIESWAQRMGISARTLSRLVSRETGMSFGSWRRQLHILLALQWMARGATVQHVAEGLGYENASNFVVMFRKILGETPGRYLKSNA, encoded by the coding sequence ATGCCTGTTTTCAGCGACGATTCGTCCAGCGACTGGGAAGACCCCGACTGCGTGCCAAGGCCGGTGGTCACGCTTGGCGCCGTTGGCCGCGACATGGATAGCCGCAAGGAGAGGGATTTCCATCAGCATCGAAAAGGCCAGTTCCTGCTTTGGATGCGCGGCGTGCTGACCTGCGAGGTCGACGGTGGCTTCTGGTTGGTGCCGCCAGGAAGCGCCATTTGGGTACCCGGTGGCACACAACATCGAATGGATGGGGCCGGCACGGTCGATTGTTACGTGGTGTATGTCGATCCTGCGGAGGACGACGCGTTGCCGCGGGAGTGCTGCACCTTGTCGACCACGCCGCTGCTGCGTGAATTGGTGATCCGTTCAGCGGCATTGCCGATGCGCTACGAAGAGGGCGGCATGGCGTCACGAGTCATGACACTGCTTCTCGACGAAATGGCGCTGGCGCAGCGCGGCCAGGTTCATCTTCCCCTGACGCCAGACAAGCGGCTACGCAAACTGGTCCAGTGGATCATGGCGCGTCCGTCCGATCCGGGTAACATCGAATCATGGGCGCAGCGGATGGGCATCAGTGCGCGCACGCTGTCACGCCTGGTGTCCCGGGAAACCGGCATGAGTTTCGGAAGCTGGCGCAGGCAACTGCATATCTTGCTCGCCTTGCAATGGATGGCCAGGGGCGCCACGGTCCAGCATGTCGCAGAGGGCCTGGGCTACGAGAACGCGAGCAATTTTGTCGTCATGTTTCGCAAAATACTCGGTGAAACACCTGGACGTTACTTGAAATCGAACGCTTGA
- a CDS encoding NADP-dependent oxidoreductase has product MTTYQRIVLASRPASNEEVNPAHFRLENQDLPAIKDGELLVRNQYLSLDPYMRGRMSANKSYAAPQALNETMIGGTVGVVLESKHPKFAAGDTVVGTLGWTEVAVSDGTMLRKVDTTQIPASAYLGSVGMPGMTAWYGLNQIMAPKAGETVVVSAASGAVGSVVGQLAKLKGCRVVGIAGGADKCAYVVNELGFDACVDYKAGNLEADLAAATPDGIDAIFENVGGAIFDAALARTNAFGRIAVCGWIAGYNGEPTPLDNARLILTNRLTVRGFIVSEQPEFWPQGLTELGTLVATGKLKFRESVADGLASAPEAFIGLLKGRNFGKQLVKL; this is encoded by the coding sequence ATGACCACCTACCAACGCATCGTCCTCGCCTCGCGGCCCGCCTCCAATGAGGAGGTCAACCCGGCACATTTTCGCCTGGAAAATCAAGACCTTCCCGCCATCAAGGATGGTGAATTGCTGGTACGCAATCAGTACCTGTCGCTCGATCCTTACATGCGCGGGCGCATGAGTGCCAATAAAAGCTATGCGGCGCCGCAGGCTTTGAATGAAACCATGATCGGCGGTACGGTGGGCGTCGTGCTGGAATCGAAGCATCCGAAGTTCGCTGCAGGCGACACGGTCGTGGGAACCCTGGGCTGGACGGAAGTGGCCGTGTCGGATGGCACCATGCTGCGCAAGGTCGACACGACGCAGATTCCCGCTTCGGCTTACCTGGGTTCCGTCGGCATGCCGGGCATGACGGCCTGGTATGGTTTGAATCAGATCATGGCGCCGAAGGCGGGCGAAACGGTGGTCGTGTCGGCTGCCAGCGGCGCCGTGGGCAGCGTGGTGGGGCAGCTGGCGAAATTGAAAGGCTGCCGCGTCGTCGGCATCGCCGGCGGCGCGGACAAGTGCGCCTATGTGGTGAACGAACTGGGTTTCGACGCCTGCGTCGATTACAAGGCGGGCAATCTTGAGGCCGATCTGGCGGCGGCCACGCCGGACGGCATCGACGCCATCTTTGAAAACGTGGGCGGCGCCATCTTCGATGCGGCGCTGGCGCGCACCAACGCGTTTGGCCGGATCGCCGTGTGCGGCTGGATCGCCGGCTACAACGGCGAACCGACGCCGCTCGACAATGCGCGCCTGATCCTCACCAACCGCCTGACCGTGCGCGGCTTCATCGTTTCGGAACAGCCGGAATTCTGGCCGCAGGGACTGACGGAACTGGGAACGCTGGTGGCGACGGGCAAGCTGAAATTCCGCGAATCCGTGGCCGACGGCCTGGCCAGCGCGCCCGAGGCCTTCATCGGCCTCTTAAAAGGGCGCAACTTCGGCAAGCAGCTGGTGAAGTTGTAA
- a CDS encoding Dabb family protein — MIKHIVFWKLLDHAEGADRATNALKLKALLDSCSDLVPGILKFEAAVAQPGLEATYDIVLYSEFASREALDAYQNHPEHVKIKPFFGAVREARQCMDYEI, encoded by the coding sequence ATGATCAAGCACATCGTTTTCTGGAAACTGTTAGACCACGCCGAAGGCGCCGACCGCGCCACGAATGCGTTGAAGCTCAAGGCCCTGCTCGATTCCTGTTCCGACCTGGTGCCCGGCATCTTGAAATTCGAAGCCGCTGTGGCCCAGCCGGGCCTGGAAGCGACCTACGACATTGTCCTGTACAGCGAATTCGCCAGCCGCGAAGCGCTCGACGCCTACCAGAACCATCCCGAGCACGTGAAAATCAAGCCGTTTTTTGGGGCCGTGCGGGAAGCGCGGCAGTGCATGGATTACGAGATTTAG
- a CDS encoding ABC transporter permease subunit, with protein MTTSTTSGAARAGEPFNASNLMRRLGMLPVLVVLYLAMYGLTVYFSADGTSTFMTSNNTMNIFRQVSINIVLASGMTFVILTSGIDLSVGSVLAVSAVAGMLMSLSAQFAGFSIPAFLIVGLLLGALNGVLVALVGLNPFVVTLGTMTALRGAAYLLADGTSVLNTEIPSFEWMGNGSFLAVPWLIWLAAAVVVLTWFILRKTTLGLHIYAVGGNIQAARLTGIKVGLVLMFVYTISGLFAGLGGAMSASRLYAANGNWGTGYELDAIAAVVLGGTSLMGGVGSVWGTVIGALIIGVMNNGLTILGLSSFWQYVAKGVVIVLAVILDKWRQSHAQN; from the coding sequence ATGACAACGAGTACCACCAGCGGCGCCGCGCGCGCCGGCGAACCCTTCAATGCTTCGAACCTGATGCGCCGCCTGGGCATGCTGCCCGTGCTGGTGGTGCTCTACCTGGCCATGTACGGCCTGACCGTGTATTTCTCGGCCGACGGCACGTCGACGTTCATGACCAGCAATAACACCATGAACATCTTCCGCCAGGTGTCGATCAACATCGTGCTGGCGTCCGGCATGACCTTCGTCATCCTGACCAGCGGCATCGATTTGTCCGTCGGTTCCGTGCTGGCCGTCTCGGCCGTGGCAGGCATGCTGATGTCGCTGTCGGCCCAGTTCGCCGGCTTCTCGATTCCCGCCTTCCTCATCGTCGGCCTGCTGCTGGGCGCGCTCAATGGCGTGCTGGTCGCCCTCGTCGGCCTGAACCCGTTTGTCGTGACCCTGGGCACCATGACGGCCCTGCGCGGCGCCGCCTACCTGCTGGCGGACGGCACCAGCGTGCTGAACACGGAAATCCCGAGCTTTGAATGGATGGGCAACGGCAGCTTCCTGGCCGTGCCCTGGCTGATCTGGCTGGCGGCGGCCGTCGTCGTGCTGACGTGGTTTATTTTGCGCAAGACGACACTGGGCCTGCATATCTACGCCGTCGGCGGCAATATCCAGGCGGCCCGCTTGACCGGTATCAAGGTCGGCCTCGTGCTGATGTTTGTCTACACGATCAGCGGCCTGTTCGCCGGCCTGGGCGGCGCCATGTCGGCCAGCCGTCTGTATGCGGCCAACGGCAACTGGGGTACCGGTTATGAACTCGATGCGATTGCAGCCGTCGTGCTCGGCGGCACCAGCCTGATGGGCGGCGTGGGTTCCGTCTGGGGCACCGTCATCGGCGCCCTGATCATCGGCGTGATGAACAACGGCTTGACGATTCTGGGGCTGTCGTCGTTCTGGCAGTATGTGGCGAAAGGCGTCGTGATCGTGCTGGCGGTGATTCTCGACAAATGGCGCCAGTCGCACGCGCAGAACTGA
- a CDS encoding GNAT family N-acetyltransferase: MTKHTIRLGDWATLGSDATAIRFEVFVDEQKVPAEIELDDMDAVCLHAVAYDDFGAAIGTGRLLPDGHIGRMAVRQPGRGTGVGGAMLTLLMEKARERGDAAVVLNAQTVAAPFYARHGFVQQGEQFEEAGIAHVEMLLVF; this comes from the coding sequence ATGACCAAGCACACCATCCGCCTCGGCGACTGGGCCACCCTGGGCTCCGACGCCACCGCCATCCGTTTTGAAGTCTTTGTCGATGAACAGAAAGTGCCGGCCGAGATTGAACTCGACGACATGGACGCCGTCTGCCTGCACGCCGTCGCCTATGATGACTTTGGTGCCGCCATCGGCACGGGCCGGTTACTGCCCGATGGCCACATCGGCCGTATGGCCGTGCGCCAGCCGGGACGCGGCACGGGCGTGGGCGGCGCCATGTTGACTTTGCTGATGGAGAAAGCCCGCGAACGCGGCGATGCAGCGGTGGTGCTGAATGCGCAAACCGTGGCCGCGCCATTTTATGCGCGCCACGGTTTCGTGCAGCAGGGGGAACAGTTTGAAGAGGCGGGGATTGCGCATGTGGAGATGCTGCTGGTGTTTTAG
- a CDS encoding FAD-dependent monooxygenase, giving the protein MEQTKKILICGGGIAGPACAWWLSRYGYSVVLVEKAGALRDGGQNVDVKGAAQQVIKRMGLTEQVEARDTLECGQKWLDAASKVVAVFPKGSIGGLTCDFEILRGDFARILFDATRGTCDYRFGTSVSGVEEIENGVRATFANGTAEDFALVICADGVSSPTRDLALAAETRMRYLGAYMAFFNIPRRPEDDFWACSVNGIGGTMINLRPGGLTHTTVLMTFPAAEPGLRSPTTPSPREMLRAALVGRGKVADRIIAELDAVQDVYFGPMSQVQASTWSKGRLVLLGDAAHCPTPFTGKGTALALVGAYVLAGEIKRCATHTQAFEAYERILRPYAERSQQELSPRLIRLMHVRTRFGIAIAHLLQRCFGSALIQSLLQANATSKARRIDEDFTLPIY; this is encoded by the coding sequence ATGGAACAAACGAAGAAAATCCTGATCTGCGGCGGCGGCATCGCCGGCCCCGCGTGTGCCTGGTGGCTGAGCAGGTACGGCTACTCCGTGGTGCTCGTCGAAAAGGCCGGCGCGCTCAGGGACGGCGGGCAGAACGTCGATGTGAAGGGCGCCGCGCAGCAGGTCATCAAGCGCATGGGTTTGACGGAGCAGGTCGAGGCGCGCGACACGCTGGAGTGCGGACAGAAGTGGCTCGACGCGGCCAGCAAGGTGGTGGCTGTTTTTCCCAAAGGTAGTATCGGCGGACTGACCTGCGATTTCGAAATCCTGCGCGGCGATTTCGCCCGTATTTTGTTCGATGCGACCCGCGGCACTTGCGACTACCGTTTTGGCACGTCCGTCAGTGGCGTTGAAGAGATTGAAAATGGCGTGCGGGCAACCTTTGCCAATGGCACGGCAGAGGACTTCGCGCTGGTGATCTGCGCCGACGGCGTGAGCTCGCCGACCAGAGATCTGGCGCTGGCCGCTGAAACGCGCATGCGTTACCTCGGCGCCTACATGGCGTTTTTCAACATTCCCCGGCGACCGGAGGACGACTTCTGGGCCTGCTCCGTCAATGGCATAGGCGGGACGATGATCAACCTCAGGCCAGGTGGCTTGACGCACACTACCGTGCTGATGACCTTTCCTGCCGCTGAGCCTGGCCTGCGGAGTCCGACGACGCCGTCGCCGCGCGAGATGCTGCGTGCGGCACTGGTGGGCCGGGGCAAGGTGGCCGATCGTATTATCGCCGAGCTGGATGCCGTCCAGGACGTCTACTTCGGGCCGATGAGCCAGGTGCAAGCTTCCACCTGGTCAAAAGGCCGGCTGGTCTTGCTGGGCGATGCGGCGCACTGCCCGACGCCATTCACGGGCAAGGGCACGGCGCTGGCGCTGGTGGGAGCCTACGTGCTGGCGGGGGAAATCAAGAGATGCGCGACCCACACCCAGGCTTTCGAGGCATACGAACGCATCCTTCGCCCGTATGCCGAGCGGTCGCAGCAGGAGCTGAGCCCTCGCCTCATCCGGCTCATGCACGTGCGGACGCGGTTCGGCATCGCCATCGCGCACCTGCTGCAACGGTGCTTCGGCAGCGCCCTGATCCAGTCGCTGTTGCAAGCGAACGCCACGAGCAAGGCGCGTAGGATCGACGAGGATTTCACGCTCCCGATCTATTGA